The nucleotide sequence ATGCAGAAGGATCTTCTCATCCCCCAGAGTTGACTCCTGAGATGCACACGCTGATGCAACAAATGACACAACAATTGCAGGCTCAAAGTAAACAGTTGCAGACTCAAAGTCAAACGGAGAAAGAGTTGAGGGATCAATTACATCAGGAAGTTGAGCATAGAAGAGTGTTTGAAAAAAGGATTGAACAACAGTTTGCTTCCCATAATCGTCCACCCATACCATCGCCTGTAGAAATCCCCCAATATGATTCTGAGGAGGAGTATTCATAAGAAGTCAAACAAAGGATCTAATTCGTACTAGCATCTTAATCTTTCATATGTTGCTCCAAATAGAATTAATCTAAATAACCAGACAAAAGGTTCTAGGCACTTCTAATAGAATTATGCAAGACTCAAGTTCATGGCATAGCCCCTATGGTTATTTGTCATCGAATTTCACTATGTACTAGATATTTTTAGTTTCGAAATTATAGTTTGAATTGTGATCATGTATATCattgtattttctttatttgttttgcAGCTTCTACTTGTATGCAGCTTTAAGTTATGTGTGAATGGTGTGGTTGAATTATAGGTGCATTTAGAAGTTCTTATTTACTGcttatttaaatttatcttATGACTAGAGTGCTCATATCTTAAGATACATGTACAATGTACATGTTTTCAATTGATTTCAAGAAGCTTCCTatgataacttatgaaaacatttACAACATCACGAAAATACTGTAACCATATTCTATCTTTTGATAAGGAGCAATCCTTTGTACGCAGATTTGGATAAGGCAGTTCCTGATGAGCATAAGAAATTTCTTGCAAATTTGGTTTGGGTTCATGAAGAGGTGGTGCTTACTTTCTTTGCCGCTTTGTTTCTATGCTCTATATCAAACCATCCTTGTTTTATTGGCCAACCAATGTCGATTCAATTAACAATTCTGAAAGTGTTTTGGGTCATGTTTTACCAGAGGTGATAGCTCGCTTCTTATCTTCATATTACTGCAACATATTTGATCTTGTAGCTTCGAATGAACTGGCTAATTGTAATTTCTTATAGGAACTGAGTGCAAGTTCAACCATCATTGTTAGTGGTCGTCAACATGGAACTGGCTAATcatatgttataattaatttaattattatcttAAATTAGAAAAAAGAGCTGGGGAGAAATCCATTAATAAATAAGCTACAAAAGCGTACCCTCATCAGAAAGGGGATAACTGATACATATGTTAACGATCCTTCTAGAGATACTAAGGTGAATTTGTATTTTGAtatctttgaattattttttaatgtttttttcacTAACTATTACTTGActtgattatttatcatttatgtaTACATGAATCTTATGAAGAAAGGAAGAGACAATTGCTATTTCACTCTAATGCCACAtccacatcatcatcatctgctcAACAAGAATTGTCTGAGCATATTACATCACAACTTTGGGAGGATGTAGCAGGAAAGGGACAAATTACAAGAAGTATGGTCTTGGAAGCTTGGCTCCCAACATGAGGCGTAGATCTCTTTTAGATGTTCTTGAAGATGTAGAAGGATCTTCTCATCTCCCAGAGTTGACTCCTGAGATGCAAGCGCTGATACAACAAATGACACAACAGTTGCAGACTCAAAGCCGGCATTTGGAATCTCAAAGTCAAGTGGAGCAACAGTTTGCTTCTCAGAACCGTGGACATAAACTTGGACCATAACTCATCTTTTAGTTGCATTTTTAGTTTGTGTTGTTTCTCACAGTTTGTGTTTTATTGTGTTGCGTCACATGCAAATTTAATGTTCATGAAAGACAAGATACAACAAATGCACTACACAAACGGGAACAGAAACCCTATTTGGAtcattattttcatgttttccttCAATTATAAGTTGCCTAAATTTGTGGAAATATTTCCAAACTgtctaaaaatcaaatgaaaaccAATAATAAACATTTTAGCCAATTACCTCCTATCTATATCAAATACTGTTAATGTTTTGAATGGTCCATTTTTTCCCGTTAAgattacatttatttataatttccaACTTACTCTCATTATAATTCTCCAGGTTGCTTCAGGATGCATGTATGAATGATCTAAGCATGACATTTGGAACACACCTTGACTTCCCACTCACCATGTCATAAACTTTTGTCTTCCAATATAAATGGGGAACAAGCTCGACATAAGTAACACCATTGGCTAGTACATACATATTTGTCATCATGGCAACCATTTGGGAACCTTCAGCTTCTACTCGTTTTCTTCCAGCTCCTTCCAAAGCATTTGTGATTTCCTTCATCGTATATGAAAGAGCAATCAAAGAACCCAGTGGCATGGTTAATTACTGTCCTTTGAAACACAGTCCTTCCCAAGGGACAAAAGTGATTGGTTCAAAATCAGCAAGCGTCAAATCACCATAGATTAGTTACATGCTTCCATCATAACTAGTCTGTTTCGTACTTGTGCCTCTGATCTCATCGAATGCGCTTTCTGCCCACCCACCACAACTTCCCAGTAGGACAGTATACTAGACTAGCCACTGACTACCTTGATGTCGCTTTCAGCAAGCATGCACATTCCCTTTGGACGGAAAAATATTGTCGAGGGGTACAAGTCTGGCGGCTTTGTCAGCAGAAGCTTTGCCAGCAGAAGTGGAACACAACATTGTAGAGCCTATCAAGATTTGGAACAAAGGGGACACACACTTGAAGGATTTGCAGAGTGGGACGATGATAGTGTATCAATACAATCGGGCTCAAATTTGGTTGTGTCTTCTTCTTTTGATATACTAtcatcatctctctctctctctctctccaaatCCCATGATTGCAGCCACGGAAAATAATTTCCAATCTCGACCTAGGTCCTTCTGACACCAAAATTGAAACCACAACATGACTAAGCCTTCTGACCTTATCAGATGAATGAATTTTCTGCTCCTCAATGGGATCGTTCCACACAAATTCTGGCAGCCCTTTGTTTATGAACCAATTGTTCGATTCATCCATCTTAAACACCGGCTCTCCGTTGAGGACACGGCATTTCTGACCAATTGAAATTAAGAAAGAACAGAAAAATTgtattattgttttaaaaactaAACTATATTAGGATAATCCTTGTAATATCCGGGTAAACCTCCAATGAAAAGAGATAGTTCTCCCTCTGTCCAACcgctaagattttttttagttgttgCTACGTGAGCATCATCTCTCACATATTTATAAAATGTGAAGTAGATTAATCATTTAGTTGATTTGAAGCAGAAGATAATGAATTTCTTTAACCAGAAGTCCCATTCTGTTAACATCGCCAATCATGATTTTCTGTTACAGTGCCATCTTGCAAATGCTGTTTGGCATTATAGTTTCTATTATATAATTGATGCTGTTCAATTCCAACAGGGGGCTTGTAAATGACACATACAAGATGGACCTAATGCTGGCACATCCACCACATCTGATTGCTTTAGCTTGCATATACATTGCTAGTGTACTCAGGGAGAAAGATACCACTGTCTGGTATGAAGAAATCCGTGTTGATATGAATGTgtggattaaatatatttttagtcccaaTGAAATATTCTCCTATCAAGTTTAGTCTCTACAAAAATTCCATACATGTTTAGTCCCCTATTTGGTGACTCTGATGAAAATTTTCTGCTGTATTTAGTCCTTGAAATCACCAAATGAAGACTAAACACGgataatttttttgtagtgaTAAAACTTGATAGAAGAGTATTCTATtaggattaaaaacatatttactcATTATATATTTGCTGCCTCTTACTTAACCGTCTCTTAACCTTTCTCTCATCGTGattcttttgtttgaaacttcTTGGTATTTTTGGCTATGATGATGAATTGTAATCGCATCAGTCTTTatttaaatacacaatttttaatcgaaattattcaaTACGCAAGTTTAATCGAAATACGCaattttaatcgaaattattccaaatgcgattttattctaagtaccataatgtcaaGCAAAATGCGCgagacacaaaaaaaaacatgaaaaaatccaaaacaattaggcattaaaagccattacattcaGTCTTCCTCGTCATACAAGTCAATCGGGTTGCCCGCTACAGTCCCTGGAGCACCTtcttttggttgaggaccaaaatagcatgtcctcccgctcctcctcaacttCGACTGATTGTACACCTGCACCttcgaactttttttttttttttttcggaatCATCACAAACAATTTCGTGTCATGTAATaggcgatttttctttgttcttctcatcaccctgattctgattctgagacacatctaaataaaaaaatggtgatcaaaacctaaactaaacaacaatgccataaaatcataaaatcaaaaactaaacctaaactatcatcaaaacatacacctaaacctaaacaattctaacaattctacaacaattcaataaaacttCTATAACAATCTTATTATCTAATCCTAAACTACaatttaaacaactttgcaCAACCTCAAACCTAATTTGTGAGCGGGAAATCTGCTTTGTTTACTCATTTAAtgacattttcaaaattcaaattcgtTTTACTGTAACTTTGCTCGGTTAACCCTTTCTTTATTAAATGAACATTATTGCTTGCACTCTCTTCAATAGGTATTAAGGACAGACTCTTCATATTCATCTTCCAATACACAGTCTCTTTCTCATCTTCCCTAGGTATTAAGTACACTGCTCAATACACACTAGGCAGTCTCTTTCTCATCTGTTCCTCTCTCTCCATCTCTCATTTTACCTAGATTCCAATTGTTAAGAGCCCTCTCTCTCTCATGGGTATGATTCGCAAAAAACTTTGATACGGCCGAGAAACGTGACGAAACTGATGCAAAGAAGGAAGATGATTCAGTGAAGCGGGCGAGAAGCTGCGACCACCGTGTGAAGGATTTTTCGCCATCTCTATGAATCAGCCTCCCCATCGGCGGAGTAACTTCCTCAATAGCTGGAAAGTTCGCTTTCTTCCCACCACAACCACCATCCTACACACTCACAGTATCTGAATCCACCACCGCCGCCGCAAACGGTCCTTCACCGCGACAAAGCTTTTGAATCCCTTACGAAGCTAAGTGATACTTTGACTACTCTATAACATACTtctataattttgtttattgtaGGTCCTTGCCTACATTGGGTTTTCTCAGCTCCAATTGGATAGCGGAACAACCGTTCTAGGATGGTTGACGAATGCGGGAATTTGTAGTTCTATCTGTCAAACGGACCACTGAAGACATTGATGTGATTAAGCGGTTTATGGTTCTTCATGACATTAAGGTATCAGCTTCATAAAACAATAGATTTATTTATAAGCAAATTATCATGAGATATTAATTTGATAATTTCATTATTTCTTACCTTTAGACAAGTAACGAGGAAGAGGATGCAGAGTATAATCAGGACCTTGCTGGGCAATATGGTAGGAAGGATCCGCCAAGATGATTGACACAAATACTTATATAATGTTTATGTGGTTTTATTGCTAAGAATGTTGAAGCTATGTATTTTGACATAAACACTTCAAGAATGGTGGATGCATTTGTTGCTGTAGAATCTCTTTTGTTTTAACAGGTTGTATATCACTGTTTTTAGAATTTGTTTAGTTGAAACCTACCAATGTgactctttttcttttgtttgttttggtttttggatAGTAAAATTAAAGGATGTTTGCAGGAGCTGTCTGAATCAGGAAGCAATTTATTCAAAGCTGATAGGGGATGAAAGGATTACATTTGGTCTTATTCTAGGTTTTCACTATAAAATTGGGGATAATCTTGATTCTGGTATTCCGATTTGATTTGTGTCTGATAGAGTGACCGTATACAAATTTGGACGAGATGTATGAAGTAGTAGTCAAACCTGTACTGGAATCAGCCATTGAATGGGTTTCAAAATTGTAGAAATTGAATGTGATATTTTTAGTTGTTTGAAATTTAGTATCAACTATGAGTCATTCAGTTTGATGAAATCTACTTtgcattttaattgttctaTAAAAAGATCACAAGAACTTACTTGAGGCAAGtctcattcttattttttatttttttggtacaacattcttattttcttctatGTTCATTTCTTTATCAAGTCATGGAAAAGGTAATAACTCTCATTATGATACTTCTTTACTCAAATTTGTGTTAATggtattcttttttatttttacatccGTGGCGGTTCAACACTAGAAACTTAGTTTACTTTTCGTATTTACAAACTTCggtttcatgcatttttttatataagaaaatatttcatttcctttttgagTTATACCTACTTTGATATGTTCATTGAGAAAGCTCTCAGAAAATTTGTTTCAGTTTAGTTATTGAGATATATTATGTGATGTTAGAATTGCTTCCTACTGTTTCCTTTTCAATTCTATATTTCTGCTATTAATATTCTTATTAATTCGGACCAATTTGTTGTGTGTGTGCTCTTATCTATCCACTGATGGCTTACACTTTAACTAACATAAATGATTCCTCCACACATATTTAAACTGAGCCTTCTATTGAAATGTTAATTCAGGATTTTCCTTAATTTAAATACTGCTTGATTTTCTTCCTTATTggcttaatttgttttatttgtatatCTATACCTTTTATTATACTTTGTTTATATAATATTCTTCAAGATATTGCTGCAAGAGGATAAATTGGCTGGTGATTTCTCTGCTTTCTGTTCAATATATATGAAGTGGGTTTTAATATTGATATTGTtgtctatcattttttttgtgtggctGAAAATAGTTATCGATTTCATTCTCTTTTCTCccatattcaaaattttatatttttcttcccATCTCTTGCTTTCAATTTTAATATGTATTTTGAGGTGAGTATTTCAATGAGAATGGTATACTTGCTTAATACTTCATCAGTTGTTGATTAGTATAGTCTTtagaaatttatgaaatttatatatacataaatgaaaagaatttaAGGAAATTTTCCGCAATGTACCAACATGAACCActtttttgttgtaattttatttatttacattgtATTTGGCATCATAAgcacattattttctatatatttgaATGTTCTGTTTCCAATaaatatgacccgtgcggcagcacgggtgcaAAGTCTAGTTATAACAATTCATAACAACataaacctaaacttaaacaattctaacctaaactattctaaaatcataaaacttatataatcgaaattttacaaaaaaaaaaaaaaaacaattcgaCCACAAAATCGCACCTAGGAGAACCAAAAACGTAACactggagttttggaaacttcTATGTATGTTCTGTTCTTATAACAGaacatcggcagttaactgctgagttTTCCTCTggagttaactgcagccggtttcttcagaattcggcagttaacacatttttaattaaaatatctctCCTTCCCTCAGTTTAAATCCCCTCTTAATTCTCGAATCAAACGGACCCTTAACCTTATAATATACCATTGACCATAgtcatcgtgagcttagctcagttggtacggacaatgcataaaatatgtaaggtctggGTTCAAACTtcgaccacaaaaaaaaaaaaaaaaatcattgatcaTATATTTGTTGATTACGGTATCTTTTACTAATAAAATATCATTGATTTCTTTCGGTTTATCATCTTATAATATATCAATGACCATATGCATACTTAGTCTTTCTTTAATCCGTGTCATTTGTCACCATTCCACGATCAATTTATAAATCCCTTTAAAAGGTCCACAAACAAATAATCAATTCCTTTAAAAACAAGTAAGCCtcgcaaaccaaaccaaagaACACAAGAACGAACCAACAACAATAATGTCAGAATCCCATGAAGCAAGGGTCGTATGCTGCATCGGTGACATCCACGGTTTCATTGACAAGCTACAAAACCTATGGTCAAATCTCGAAAACACCGTCGAACCATCACAATTCAAAACAGCCACTATCATCTTCTTAGGTGATTACTGTGACAGAGGACCTCACACCCGCCAAGTAATTGATTTCCTTATAGCATTACCGACCCGTTACCCGAATCAAAAACATGTGTTCCTAGCTGGAAACCATGACTTCGCCTTCGCCGCCTTCCTCCACCTCCTCCCACCACCCTACGACGGATCAGAATTTTCTGAAGGGTGGAAGGAATTTAAGCATTGCGAGGAGAGAGAAGGGT is from Medicago truncatula cultivar Jemalong A17 chromosome 1, MtrunA17r5.0-ANR, whole genome shotgun sequence and encodes:
- the LOC120576805 gene encoding tyrosine-protein phosphatase RLPH2 translates to MSESHEARVVCCIGDIHGFIDKLQNLWSNLENTVEPSQFKTATIIFLGDYCDRGPHTRQVIDFLIALPTRYPNQKHVFLAGNHDFAFAAFLHLLPPPYDGSEFSEGWKEFKHCEEREGWFNGDGYEKMHVQGRRWSGSIKTKFNVSKGRVYQGSVNDAGPTFQSYGVSHGSAGNG